In the genome of Mytilus edulis chromosome 14, xbMytEdul2.2, whole genome shotgun sequence, the window acaaatagggccgttagttttctcgtttgaattgttttacatagacaataatagtgcattgacttgacatatcaacgatataaggatgaggcttagaaacggggaaatgcgagactattattgtctttatactgcaatctaagaaaaccattttcaattgttgtttagtgtgttaatgttatttattttatttagatattgggggaaatccccctttaaaaaggcctcatatcacacagcCGGAGAAATATGcaacatgatgaaatgtacatcattacctgTTGAAAAccgcaatcaatggtgaacgaattcgtttgtttatagactaaaatatcaacaataaacataaaacataatgattttttgaattttcctcggagttcagtatttttgtgtttttacttttttttttataggttgcaaacaaaaaatattaatacgtGGAATATGTTTTttccaaaaattgtaaaagaaacaagtttgagtcgttaaacgcatcgttgtttacattggaagCAAGAACAGGTTgtagaggtcgtatgaataaataaatataatttcgacaatttctatttaaatattcatgaggaaacgtgatatcaggtcagtgactgtatatgacatagaaatatacgttcaacgcattttgactgctcaaatagaacgtgTGCAGTATAAAttatcatatcggggccttttatagctgactatgcggtatgggctttgctcattgttgaaggccgtacggtgatctatagttgttaatgtctgtgtcatgttggtctcttgtggatagttgtctctttggcaatcataccacatcttcatttttttaaatcatgattgtcaatggttcataaaaagagtgcaaggtcagatgaaccctgacatacagatctctacaaatatcccgtagaccaaataaatgtgttccgatccttacagtgccttagaaactgacaaatgtaaaagttatgcttggccaattaattcgaaacataaggtcaaaagtatatgaaccctgaccgacatccagacatagacatcttactatcattcaatatataaaatacaattgacgtcatcatggtcatatatgaaacatgcagaaagacatgtacaccatacacgaaataCCATGGCGCTATAGCATATTCAAAAGGCTAGACAACATAAAAGGAGCATTGCCGAATGATGTATAATAATGAGTTCGATGTtatttgaaaccttgcagaagtcgaaaatgtacacctcacaatcataacaacagacagttatcctaaagcttaacgaatccgcgatacggacttgaccacaaaaatgAATCTTCATCCACGAAATAAGGCAAATTCggggtcaggtgaatcctgtctgacggacatgtagtttataggatccaatatacaaaatgtgggtatcctataactcgtgataagtgagtacttcacatgacaatacaaagcttcatcctacaatcatccaactattttacatttcattttctgaaaatattaatactttgaaaagcttaaacctattgaggatgttgacctatatagcttttctcaataccaataacaaatattaattatgatataattgaagaataatttgaacgtcttcgtagcatcagatctttcacgatccttttcacgatcttcaaaaatgcggtacgtgatctatcacgatccgaaaaatctatttttgtgtaaatagttctttatttaccaagtatcagattatgtttatacaaaataactatgagaaccatttgattaattcaaatagaatgtCCTTATTCGTATTAAAGTAGTTtttctagtcgaatttgtgaaaaaatgatgtttgtttacattttttatgtcattgaaatgtcgagaagcaatctgccttttgttgttttgtaataactaGGTACTTTTCAAactggatattctcacatactgatcataatgttgaaccattttgacagacagttttattttgacgtaaatttgtctgtgtaattaattaaattagaatatgttttgacctttcatatgttttctcgattaaatgtctttcacgatccgttactagaactttcacgatcgtctctcaatacttgaccgccgttagatattctttcacgatcatgtctctcgttaaaccgaatgacacccgtgaagATTCCGCCCAGGAAGTTTATTTCAATCAACcaatatacaatataatataatataaatgtccAGTTCTTTATGAATGTCTTGATAACTTTTCCACTACCAATATATGTATAAACAGGTTTAATTTGTTGACTTGGCGTGCGTGGATGGCATTGTGAGGACATATTATCAAAAGAAGTCCCTTGAttgctttctttttttaaaacataactaaTCAAAAATGCTAGTGATTTAATTgctcaatttaaatattttagcaGCTAAACATTCTTTCGGAAATTTAGAATTTAGTATGCCGAGCACGAGCTTCAAACTAAATTCTCtttgtaaatgaaaaatgaatgttTTGTTTAAGGAAAACTCCTTTGATTTCTCAAAGACATTGATATCACTTGACAGAAAGTACGGACGCATGTGCATTTTCCCACCATCAACAAATCGAAGGAGAAAATTGTACATCTTTATAGTTATCTGAGATACGTCAAGTTCATCTTCTAATTGGTTTTCCATTTTTAGTTCGTCCAGTACATAAAACACGctattttttaacatatagcttTTAAGCAGTTCAGATGGTTTTGTGCGACGTGGTCTTACATATTCCATGTCGATTTTCTCCAGACCGTATTGTTTGGTTTCAACATCAATTTCAGGACATACGTTTTTCAAAACTTTTGCAAGGACATAAGCTTGTCGAAATTTATTTGGCAATGACTTCATAAGGCAAATCTCTGCAGGAGCAGCTGAAATACGTAACATTCTCTTCTTTGTACGCTCTTCGTCATTGTCTTCAGTGTTACATGTTCGGCTTATACAGTGAGAGTTGTTTACAGAAATTTGGAGTACTTTGGTTTGCAGAGTTAGAAAACAACCAGCTGTTTTGATATCTGAATTGATGAGAGGTATTTTATCAGCATCAATATTTACTGGCCACCATCCTGTTTTGTAAACTGCCGGAACAAGATctatacttatttttaattgtttgtacACAGAACCGAACCAATATACATCAAAAGTAAACACTGGTTTGGCGAATATTGTCCCTACTTTATTTTCAACATAAAAGTATAAATTTCCTTCTCTCCACAAATGAGGTTCATTCAGTGctcttttcaaatattcaaagaatAACCTCAAAAATAGAATTGGCAAGAAAAAACCATCAGCATCAGTAAACGGCAAGTAATCGTCAACAGCTGGTATATCTTTAAATTTCAGGGACGCGAATCCTTTCTTTATAGAATTGTCTGCCATAACAATGTCAGTGATATCATTTAACTTATCAAGACATAAAATAAAGTCAAATTCATCTGGACGGCCAATTTTTGTTCCTTCAGCCATGCTTCCAGATGGAAAAACTGACGTTTTAAATCTAGAATCGTATTTTTGAATTTGCTTGCAAAGCGACGTGACAAGATTGTTAACATCAGATGTAACAGAATCTACTTCAGAGCAGTAGTTCGGACTTGTTGTATGATATGATTCATGAAGATAGTTCATGAAGTCTTTTAAATTCAAAGGTAATTGTAGCAGTGACTGAATATCTTGTCGTGATTTGATACATGACGATATTATCGCCTCTGGAAGTCCACAAATAATCTCTTCGAATGTACTATCTCCCAGCTTTGTTATTCGAGTGTATATAATGgtatgtttttgttctattatGTCGGCCGCTTTTAATAAGGCAATGCAACTGAAACTTTTGTGTCTTTTCGCTGTGTCCAGAGGTCTTTCTTGGAGATTATCGCAAGCATTTATATCTGCACCATATTTCAACAATAGCTCTATTTGTTCCTTAAAATTGTTATACGCTGCAAAGTGCAGGGGTGTAGAGTCGTATATATCTCTAGTGTTAACATttacattccctgtttccatcaAAGCTTTAAGGAAATCAGGATCAGGTCTATATTTCATGATAGAACTCAACGTACTTCTACCCCATTTATCTTTAACTTTAAAATCTGGATTGAACTGTTCGAAAATCTCAAAAACCTCCTCATCTAACGTCATTGATAAAACAGGTTCCCCATACATATTTTGTGCGTTTAAGTCAGCACCACCTTTGAGCATATATTCCAGAAACTCTGAGTGCGATCGTCCATATAAAATACCACCAGTTTGATGCAAAACTGTGTTCCCAAGGTTATCATTAATATATGGCGAAACGGCATAATGaagaatttttttgaaaatttgaagatACACCTGTATTGCCGATCATTAAAGTCCATGGAGTTTTCCCACGGATGTCTCTACTGCATACCAAAGCCTTCAACCTAGATCCTGAGTACTTTTCTGCAATCCATTCAAAAAATTCCACAATAAATTTCAAGCGTTCCTCAGCAACATATACATGAAAAAAGTTCTCattctttttgtttattaaatctaaATTAATGTCtggaaaatttgaaataaaaaacttTAATAACGACGGGTTATCCTGCCTCAATGCAATGAGATGTAGGATACTATCTCCAAACACAGTCTGGTTGTTCACATCAATTCCAGCGTTGACGAGAGCTTGCAAAGACTTTCTAAAAACGAGTCTGTCATTGTCAGTAAAACTGGGACTTTCACCATCATTTGAAGCAATGAGACTTTGAAGGGCATTGTATCCGTTTATATCTCTGCTATTAATATCAATACCAGGTGACTTTGTCAAGGtctcaatattttgtaaacaaccAGCTATGGCAGCATAATGAAGTGGTGTTTGACCCCACTTATTACGAGCGTTGATGTCTATTCCATTTGTTAATAAGTTTTCAATGGAAACCTTACCGTCAGGGTTTTTATTTTTGGCTGCTAAATGTAGTGATGTTTCGCCTTTTGTGTTCACTCGGTTGTCTTTCCACATTGTACCTTTTATGTGAGTGAAGTCGTTATCGATTTATTCTGTCAGAGTTGTATAATTTTACTTTGAATTCGGTTTCCTCTATGACATTGTAGTAGCTTTCTACGCGATGTGCATGCCACTTAAGTACGATAGGGGCATCCACCTGTCCGTCATTTTTCAGTCTGTATGTCTTACTCACAATATCTGCAATATAAATAGATCATAGAGATAGTAGTACATTTGAACATTTTATGTCATCTTATCTTgtatatatacttatattataCCATATATATACATGGCTTTTTGATAAACTAAATAAGGGAAATAGTGACCAATCGGATCTACTATTAATATTTGAGTCGTCTAGTCGTATATATGAATGCACTCTATTAGAGGTTTCCCGATTTTCTACGTAACATGTACAGTAAATGTTGCAACGTAACGCAACCGTTGGTGCTGTTTTGGAGGTATCATTCAATGCAACAAATTATTGTATTCATCatgatgaaattaaaagaattgaGATGCGTATCACCAAAAAATAGCTTAACGATTTATTTGATAACGCTTTCAACGTTTCTAGATACTTCGTTTATGACTTTTTATGGcccatttataggcattatgttttctgggttgcacgtccgttcgtccatccgtccgtttgtccgttcgttccaggttaaagtttttggtcgaggtagtttttgatgaaggtgaagtccaattaacttgaaactttataaacatgttccctatgatatgatctttctaattttaatgccaaagtagagattttatcccattttcacggtccactgaacataaataaatatagtgcggatgggacatccgtgtacttgggacacattcttgtttatgggATAACTTAGTTACGCACACGTGCATGAATCAAACAGATCTTAAACGAAATGAATTGACACAGCCTGTAGACTCTTAATACAGATGTGCGTGTCTGTAAACTTTATGCTGTAGGTATAAGTTTTGCttcgtttttttatttaaagaaaagaaattgtTTTCATACATACTTTTGAATAATCCaaataataacaattaaaaaccaattgttcagagaacaattgaaggtctttccactactAAAAATAAATGTTGATAGGAAAACATCAAAATTCAGTTTAAGACGTCAGCTCCTACTGCTTTATGATGtttgaatatgaatttaaagcaaaggtcaaaatctagaacgtcgaATCAACCAATGACATTGACcaaaatttcaaggtcataaaccaaggacctctaATCAAAAGATCTTTGGTCTTTAATGTGTTTgcttaatgagttatatcactttacacataattctagttataagatgggcgaaaactccAATTTTTTGTTTACGCACCCTCTCAAccaaaattaaataatacaagctgtcacaactaacaatttagtaaaatcAATTTagcgatatcttataaggtttttagaaataagtgaaaataggagaaattcaaaatttagaatatgaccttgacctttgactctacctaatttaatttttttttggaccaaggaccttaaatcaaaagaccctaggtttCTACCatttatggtttacaagataaaaatgcatatcacttatatcacttcggtcaaaataggacaaaccATGCGaaggatgtaacgagcaattttataaaataaatttgtcgctttttATGGTAACGGAAGAGATGCAGTCACAAGttaaacagtgtttggggagataactcctaccaAGAAAATTGTTCGGCTTAGAAtgggtgaaaataaaaagcgcataaactgtatgCTACTATATAAGAAATATCTAAGTTAAACAGTGTTTGgggcaattttataaaataaatttgtcgctttttTATGGTAACGGAGGAGATGCAGTCACAAGttaaacagtgtttggggagataactcctaccaAGAAAATTGTTCGGCTTAGAAtgggtgaaaataaaaagcgcataaactgtatgCTACTATATTAGAAATATCTTAGCGACATTTTGTGAAACCAAAAAATTACGCGAGAACAAAATAAGgcggagaaaaaaaaatattcagaacaaatacaataggtctttctacagaaaagtggaaagacctaataaacaaCTTTCTTAAACACAAGATACTGGGTCAAAATTGCGAAGTTGTCGTACTATATTTAGTTCTTGCATGATTTTGAAATTAGTTTTTATTATTCAAGTAATGTATTTCGATCATTGCAGTACCTTTTTTTTGCTGTTGTGATGATGAGGGAACTGAGTTTTCACATTGAGTAATTAAAGGGAATTCTTCGATAAATTTGTTTCTAGAAATCtagaaagaaaattgaaaaaatgttgaaaaatcacTATTAACGTTTCGgttgacaatgaaaaaaaaacactacgtttttttaattattcaatttaATTTACTAGAATAATTGTCAGATAATTGAAAATGGGTCgatttcattattaaacttatgtacatatactttttgctgaagaaaattctttaatttgtcaacatttagaaaaagtttactatttttaattgttcgcTTCCAGGAAggaattcgccgacatatttttataaataatgcaAAGTGACCTAAGAGTAAAAATCCAGTGATCGTAATATGCATAGATCTATCAccaaaataaactattatctgattatacgtgttatacacgtgctcaatatccatgcttctgtgttgattgtttactctaaggtgacaatcggtaaactac includes:
- the LOC139504278 gene encoding uncharacterized protein; translated protein: MLKGGADLNAQNMYGEPVLSMTLDEEVFEIFEQFNPDFKVKDKWGRSTLSSIMKYRPDPDFLKALMETGNVNVNTRDIYDSTPLHFAAYNNFKEQIELLLKYGADINACDNLQERPLDTAKRHKSFSCIALLKAADIIEQKHTIIYTRITKLGDSTFEEIICGLPEAIISSCIKSRQDIQSLLQLPLNLKDFMNYLHESYHTTSPNYCSEVDSVTSDVNNLVTSLCKQIQKYDSRFKTSVFPSGSMAEGTKIGRPDEFDFILCLDKLNDITDIVMADNSIKKGFASLKFKDIPAVDDYLPFTDADGFFLPILFLRLFFEYLKRALNEPHLWREGNLYFYVENKVGTIFAKPVFTFDVYWFGSVYKQLKISIDLVPAVYKTGWWPVNIDADKIPLINSDIKTAGCFLTLQTKVLQISVNNSHCISRTCNTEDNDEERTKKRMLRISAAPAEICLMKSLPNKFRQAYVLAKVLKNVCPEIDVETKQYGLEKIDMEYVRPRRTKPSELLKSYMLKNSVFYVLDELKMENQLEDELDVSQITIKMYNFLLRFVDGGKMHMRPYFLSSDINVFEKSKEFSLNKTFIFHLQREFSLKLVLGILNSKFPKECLAAKIFKLSN
- the LOC139504281 gene encoding putative ankyrin repeat protein RF_0580, which translates into the protein MWKDNRVNTKGETSLHLAAKNKNPDGKVSIENLLTNGIDINARNKWGQTPLHYAAIAGCLQNIETLTKSPGIDINSRDINGYNALQSLIASNDGESPSFTDNDRLVFRKSLQALVNAGIDVNNQTVFGDSILHLIALRQDNPSLLKFFISNFPDINLDLINKKNENFFHVYVAEERLKFIVEFFEWIAEKYSGSRLKALVCSRDIRGKTPWTLMIGNTGVSSNFQKNSSLCRFAIY